GTAGAAAGGAGGGGAAACAGTGAACCAAGTTGCACTCGTAGGGCGCGTGACGAAGGATCCGATCTTAAGAAGGCTATCGGAAGGAAGACTGCAAACGAGCTTCATCCTTGCCGTGAACCGCAAATTCAAGAACCAGCAGGGCGAAGTGGATGCCGACTTCATACTTTGCACAGCTTGGGGGAAAGTTGCGGAAAACACAGCGAAGCATTGCGGAAAAGGGTCTTTGATAGGTGTCGGAGGGCGGATCCAATCGCGGACGTATGAACGGGAAGACAAAAGCCGCGTCTTCGTCACGGAAGTGATCGGCGAGGAAATCCGCTTCCTGTCGACGAAACGGAGAGAGAACGACAATTTGTACGGAGAGCCTGAAGTCCATGTGCAACAGAGCGGCGGCGATGAAAGGAAGACCGAACAGGAGAGGGTCAGCTCGAATTTCCATCTGCCGCAGGATGAAAAAGAGGGACTGCCTATCTATTGAACGCAAGGATGATACATAGGAGGCAGGGAAAACACGGATAAAGGAGGACCGCCGAAAGACACAGGTACGCAAAACAGAATAGTGGAGTAAAAATATCTACGAGAGAAAAAGAAGTAAAAGGAAATCAGGAAATGGAAGGGTGGGGATCCTCCCATATCCACAGGGGAGCATTGCCGTCTGCCTATAGGCAATGCTTGCTGCATAGACCGGATGATCTAGGCCAATAAAACGCGGCGGGGACCGCTCCCGCCGCACAATCCAATCATAAAGGAGGGGACAACATGGAACAGCACAAACAACAACTCATCCGAATGGAACTCCAAGTCGGACAACTCATCCGCATCATCGCCGGATTGAACGAGCGGCTCAATGAATTGGAGGAAAAAGAACTTGCAAGAAAAGTCATCCCTATACATATGCGGCGTCGGGCACAGCGGACGTGAACGAAAAAACCCCGGCTCCCAAAAGGGAAACCGAGGTCGCGCACTTATCTTTCAAATGACAGAAGATCGTCCAATTCCGTATCGGACAACTCCGTGAGCCATTGACTCGACTGGATCAAATCCGCGGAAAGAGCCGCTTTCTCGACAAGCATCTTATCGATCTTCTCTTCAATCGTCCCAACCGTCACGAACTTATGGACATGCACGAACTTCGTCTGTCCGATCCGGTATGCCCGGTCCGTCGCCTGATTCTCAACCGCCGGATTCCACCATCGGTCTGCGTGCAGCACATGATTCGCCGCCGTCAAATTCAACCCGGTGCCGCCAGCCTTCAACGACAGGATGAAAATCGGGAATTCACCAGCCTGGAACGCCTCGACCAAATGATCGCGCTGCCCTTTGGGCATGCTGCCCGACAGGAACGGCACATCGATATCGTACAGCTCGCTCAAACATTGGCGGATCAATTGACCCATCCCGATATACTGCGTGAAAATCAAACATTGCTCCCCATTGGAAGCGATATCCGCCGCCATCGACACGATCCGGTTCAGCTTCACCGAGCGCTCCAGCATCTGATCCGCAGGCGCATGAGGCTCCTTCAAAAACAGCGACGGATGATTGCAAAGCTGCTTCAAACGGCTCAACATCTTCAAAATGAGCCCTTTCCGCTCAAAGCCGGTCAACGTATCCAGCTTGAACTTCGTATCCTCGATGAAACTCTCATAGAGCGCAGCCTGCTCCGTCGTCAACGGGCAATACTCGTTCTGTTCGAGCTTCTTCGGCAAATTCAGCTGTAAATCGGGATCGTTCTTCGTACGGCGCAGCAAGAACGGACGAATTTTCGCACGCAGTTTTCGCTTCTCGAGCTCCGAATCATCCCGCTCGATCGGAACGATGAACTGCTCGGTGAACGTCCGGAAACTTCCGAAATACCCTTTATGGATGAAATCGAAAATCGCCCATAGTTCAGACAGCCGGTTCTCGATCGGCGTCCCCGTCAGCGCAATCTGATGGTCGCCATGCAATTTGCGAATTGCCCGGGACTGCTTCGTCTGCATGTTCTTTATATTTTGCGCCTCATCGAGCGTAATGCTCGCAAACACGGTGCCGCCTAGCGTCTCATCGTCCTGCGTCGCGGTGCCATACGTCGTCAAAATGACATCCGGCTTACGCTCCTCGAGAAGCGCATCGAACTCTTCGTCCCGGGCACGCGATGGACCGTAATGGGTATGCACGACGAGCGACGGCGCAAAACGTTCAATCTCCTTCTGCCAGTTGCCGAGCACGCTCGTCGGGCAAATGATGAGCGAAGGGGAGTCCGTCTCAGGGCGCGCATGCACATTCAACAAATACGTAATGAGCTGAATCGTCTTCCCGAGCCCCATATCGTCCGCCAAACAAGCGCCGAAATGATGCTCGCGCATGAAGACGAGCCAATTATACCCGTCGACCTGATACGGACGGAGCTCCGCTTTCAACCCGGCCGGAATGCCGGCGTCAGGAAGGCCTTGCTTATTCCCAACCATCTCGACGTAATCGCGCAACGACTGCTGCATCGAAAACGCAAGAAGGGGATCGTCGGCGCTGTCATCTTCATCGACCGG
The genomic region above belongs to Sporosarcina sp. Marseille-Q4943 and contains:
- a CDS encoding single-stranded DNA-binding protein, with product MNQVALVGRVTKDPILRRLSEGRLQTSFILAVNRKFKNQQGEVDADFILCTAWGKVAENTAKHCGKGSLIGVGGRIQSRTYEREDKSRVFVTEVIGEEIRFLSTKRRENDNLYGEPEVHVQQSGGDERKTEQERVSSNFHLPQDEKEGLPIY
- a CDS encoding DEAD/DEAH box helicase, which codes for MTKMDTLNFLFQLAIERDEGGRYSVTATDSSGRAIAPDRLSSFLFFNNEQALYGLLPATDAEAVHLNTNEFLQVFAGKTHPFASFEGKSTNDEAHLSALREAARVWNEPDFWQHAELDAGTIRFDEEKIGISALSSMILHDAIREKINASAIRLDQLPALLPHLRKFGWPGESVSTMPVRVAFRLTEPDADEDTEWLLETVVVSERGTHWTPAVRKANAEIGDALPAKWKDFADEIREKQSEMVSFLRSVEAEPGNRFLSMSMSDPEVRMFIQEDLPVFQSFGYPVILPAWLKSVTESRMRVRTSASVQSYRSAAGLDEVLSFDWNFSLAGKEIDQDTFRKLVDENREYIRSGDEWFHIDPLWLKRIRELMEQADAGEWTVKDLLFQEIPEEIIPVDEDDSADDPLLAFSMQQSLRDYVEMVGNKQGLPDAGIPAGLKAELRPYQVDGYNWLVFMREHHFGACLADDMGLGKTIQLITYLLNVHARPETDSPSLIICPTSVLGNWQKEIERFAPSLVVHTHYGPSRARDEEFDALLEERKPDVILTTYGTATQDDETLGGTVFASITLDEAQNIKNMQTKQSRAIRKLHGDHQIALTGTPIENRLSELWAIFDFIHKGYFGSFRTFTEQFIVPIERDDSELEKRKLRAKIRPFLLRRTKNDPDLQLNLPKKLEQNEYCPLTTEQAALYESFIEDTKFKLDTLTGFERKGLILKMLSRLKQLCNHPSLFLKEPHAPADQMLERSVKLNRIVSMAADIASNGEQCLIFTQYIGMGQLIRQCLSELYDIDVPFLSGSMPKGQRDHLVEAFQAGEFPIFILSLKAGGTGLNLTAANHVLHADRWWNPAVENQATDRAYRIGQTKFVHVHKFVTVGTIEEKIDKMLVEKAALSADLIQSSQWLTELSDTELDDLLSFER